Proteins encoded in a region of the Armatimonadota bacterium genome:
- the hpnK gene encoding hydrolase, with translation MAAEAMHSTDEIRLIVRGDDMGSCHAANEACIRCYQKGILRSVEVMVPAPWYPEAVRMLREHPRLDVGVHLTLTSEWEGCKWGPVTRAPSLCDRRGHFLPMTSQRDDFPPGTGFLESGYRIEEVEAELRAQIEIALEDIPQVSHLSCHMGTPMASPELREMTQKLSSEYQLPLEHEGLQFAGHLGGQEADAQRKEAILLEILDSLTPGTWLIVDHPGLDTPEMRALWHTGYEHVAEERAAVTYAFTSEKVMQRVRERAIHLISYGDLHRAE, from the coding sequence ATGGCAGCCGAAGCGATGCACAGCACAGACGAGATTCGCCTCATCGTGCGAGGCGACGACATGGGGTCGTGTCATGCAGCAAACGAGGCATGTATCCGATGCTACCAGAAGGGTATCCTGCGCAGCGTGGAGGTGATGGTTCCTGCGCCGTGGTACCCAGAGGCGGTGCGCATGCTGCGAGAGCACCCCAGGCTGGATGTGGGCGTGCACCTGACCCTTACCAGCGAGTGGGAAGGCTGTAAGTGGGGACCTGTCACCCGCGCACCCAGCCTGTGCGACCGACGTGGACACTTCCTGCCGATGACCAGCCAGCGCGACGATTTCCCGCCGGGCACGGGCTTTCTGGAAAGCGGCTACCGCATAGAAGAGGTGGAAGCGGAACTGCGTGCGCAGATTGAAATCGCGCTGGAGGACATCCCGCAGGTCTCTCACCTCTCCTGCCACATGGGCACGCCCATGGCTTCGCCGGAGCTGCGCGAGATGACGCAAAAGCTCTCGAGCGAGTATCAGCTTCCGCTAGAGCACGAGGGCTTACAGTTCGCCGGGCACCTCGGCGGGCAGGAGGCAGATGCACAGCGTAAGGAAGCGATTCTGTTGGAGATTCTGGACAGCCTGACGCCGGGTACGTGGCTCATCGTGGACCATCCGGGGCTGGATACGCCAGAGATGCGTGCCTTATGGCATACCGGGTATGAACACGTCGCAGAAGAGCGCGCGGCGGTCACGTACGCCTTTACCAGTGAAAAGGTGATGCAGCGCGTCCGCGAGCGTGCTATTCATCTCATCAGCTATGGTGATTTGCATCGAGCGGAGTAG
- the pfp gene encoding pyrophosphate--fructose 6-phosphate 1-phosphotransferase — protein sequence MTTDSKSPLQQARASYQPKLPPALRTGNIAVQLGEPTEPTADREEIRKQFPHTYGQPIATLVEGKSDLATRPLKVGVVLSGGPAPGGHNVIAGVFDALRAANPDSKVYGFLKGPRGVIKGNYIELTADIIDQYRNTGGFNMIMTGRDKIEKPEDLEACRKNFEQMGLDGLVIIGGDDSNTNAAVLAEYLRSVGSPTCIIGVPKTIDGDMKSDLIEASFGFDTASKVYSELIGNIARDATSAVKYWHFIRLMGRAASHVTLECALQTHPNIALISEEVQAKGITLDQIVEQIVQSVVKRAQAGKNYGIALVPEGLVEFIGEIKTLIDELSAILGQEEQYIHSLPDHSERVQYLSTKLSDHSARVYSSLPQDIQAVLLRRDSHGNVPLSQVETERLLIDLVSDRIRELQAKGEVQEVEFSPLSHFFGYEGRCAAPSNFDADYAYTLGYAAAQLIRAGLTGYTVYVRNLTKSANEWVAGGVPVTMMLHIEIRKGKPTPVIRKALVDLNGKPFQTFAQQREKWAIEDDYRFPGPIQYFGPSEVCDAPTLTLQLERG from the coding sequence ATGACAACAGACAGCAAATCTCCGCTACAGCAAGCACGAGCATCCTATCAGCCGAAGCTGCCTCCCGCGCTTCGTACGGGAAATATCGCTGTGCAGCTGGGCGAACCCACTGAACCGACAGCCGACAGGGAAGAGATTCGCAAACAGTTTCCCCATACATACGGTCAACCCATCGCCACGCTGGTGGAAGGCAAAAGCGACCTTGCTACCAGACCGCTCAAGGTGGGTGTGGTGCTTTCAGGCGGTCCCGCCCCCGGTGGGCATAACGTCATTGCAGGTGTGTTCGATGCGCTGAGGGCAGCGAACCCCGACAGCAAGGTGTACGGCTTCCTGAAAGGACCCAGGGGCGTCATCAAAGGTAACTACATCGAGCTCACCGCCGACATCATCGACCAGTACCGCAACACCGGCGGTTTCAACATGATTATGACCGGGCGCGACAAGATCGAAAAGCCCGAAGACCTGGAAGCCTGCCGGAAGAACTTCGAGCAGATGGGACTGGACGGTCTGGTCATCATCGGTGGAGACGATTCGAACACCAACGCAGCGGTGCTTGCCGAGTACCTGCGCTCGGTCGGCTCGCCAACCTGCATTATCGGCGTGCCCAAGACCATCGACGGCGATATGAAGAGCGACCTCATCGAAGCCTCCTTCGGCTTCGACACCGCCAGTAAGGTGTACTCGGAGCTCATCGGCAACATCGCTCGTGACGCCACCTCCGCCGTCAAGTACTGGCACTTCATCCGCCTGATGGGACGAGCCGCCAGCCACGTGACGCTGGAATGCGCCCTGCAGACCCATCCGAACATCGCGCTCATCTCGGAAGAGGTGCAGGCGAAGGGCATCACCCTCGATCAGATTGTGGAGCAGATTGTGCAGTCGGTAGTAAAGCGGGCGCAGGCAGGCAAGAACTATGGCATTGCGCTCGTACCTGAAGGGCTGGTGGAGTTCATCGGCGAGATTAAGACGCTGATCGACGAGCTCAGCGCGATACTCGGGCAGGAAGAACAGTACATCCACAGTCTGCCCGACCACTCGGAGCGCGTGCAGTACCTCAGCACCAAGCTCAGCGACCACAGCGCTCGAGTGTACAGCTCGCTGCCGCAGGATATTCAGGCGGTGCTGTTAAGGCGCGACAGCCACGGCAACGTGCCCCTGTCGCAGGTGGAGACCGAGCGACTGCTGATCGACCTCGTGTCCGACCGAATCCGCGAGCTGCAGGCGAAGGGCGAAGTACAAGAGGTAGAGTTTAGCCCGCTGAGCCACTTCTTCGGCTACGAGGGGCGGTGCGCCGCGCCGTCTAACTTCGACGCCGATTACGCCTACACACTAGGCTATGCAGCAGCGCAGCTGATTCGCGCGGGGCTAACGGGCTATACCGTGTACGTGCGCAACTTGACGAAGAGCGCGAACGAGTGGGTAGCAGGTGGCGTGCCCGTGACGATGATGCTGCACATCGAGATACGCAAGGGCAAACCTACACCCGTTATCCGCAAGGCGCTGGTAGACCTGAACGGCAAGCCGTTCCAGACCTTTGCCCAGCAGCGTGAGAAGTGGGCGATAGAAGACGACTACCGCTTCCCCGGACCTATCCAGTACTTCGGCCCGAGCGAGGTATGCGACGCGCCCACCCTCACTCTGCAACTGGAGCGTGGATAG
- a CDS encoding ribosomal subunit interface protein — MQVQYRDREDSFPQSVREYVEKKISKLERHFKNLRSASVVHEEVRGRHTVEITLNGDGVLLRAEDSNSDLRATVDRVIDKLEAQIARFKGKRFRSLAKREREDMLHAEEIMLMLEAAGEEPTPEPGEEVPPFRVARIKRFTLKPSTLEEAAMEMEMLQHDFHVFLDMETQGVRVLYRRKDGTYGLLIGEE, encoded by the coding sequence ATGCAAGTGCAGTATCGTGACAGAGAAGATTCGTTTCCCCAGTCGGTACGCGAGTATGTGGAGAAGAAGATAAGCAAGCTGGAACGACACTTCAAGAACTTGCGCAGTGCATCGGTTGTTCATGAGGAGGTTCGCGGCAGACACACCGTTGAAATCACCCTGAACGGCGATGGTGTGCTACTGCGAGCGGAAGACAGCAACAGCGACCTGCGCGCCACCGTAGACCGTGTCATAGACAAGCTGGAGGCGCAGATTGCCCGATTCAAAGGCAAACGCTTCCGTTCTCTGGCGAAGCGCGAGCGGGAGGACATGCTCCATGCGGAAGAGATTATGCTGATGCTGGAAGCAGCCGGCGAGGAACCCACGCCAGAACCGGGTGAAGAGGTGCCTCCTTTCCGGGTGGCGCGCATTAAGCGATTCACGCTCAAACCCTCCACGCTCGAAGAGGCAGCGATGGAGATGGAGATGCTACAGCACGACTTCCATGTCTTTCTGGACATGGAGACACAGGGCGTGCGGGTACTGTACCGTCGCAAGGACGGAACATACGGCTTGCTGATAGGCGAGGAATAG
- the ppc gene encoding phosphoenolpyruvate carboxylase yields MEPFLGLSAESLGLSPSMCEDIELVDRLLGEVLKEQEGEHLLHIARQLYHESETEASLALMERIPDLKEPRFVHRLLRAYTVLFQLLNTVEQKEIVRVNRERQVQATGIPRPESIREAVMRLKESGLTAEQMQQLLYQLDICPTITAHPTEARRRSVLDKLYRIAQYLAERALPPNMPRLDLPLNTIGIAEGELHRTLTALWQTDEFSSTAVTPQDEVRHALYFFQHTILDVVAWLVDDLRAALKQAYPDTVFEIPPFIRFRSWVGGDRDGNPNVTPEVTWWTLLMHKKLVLQHYLRRVHDLRRDLTQSTRLVPASEELLLSLEDDKEHITLPEHILRRHAREPYALKLCFVEVRLKATLRHLDALTDFHAEGPSFVARFPAYQNSQELLADLRLLQRSLHESRASVLADEGGLANLVTQVQAFGFHLATLDIRQHSDEHAKAVDEILEAAQVLPAGTHYSDLPEEEKVRLLTRELCHTRPLLPREWEGSPHTQSVLQVLEVVKHALRYISRESVRAYVISMTHGISDVLEVLLLAKEAGLLRWRDGQLESDIDVVPLFETIHDLHTCHTLMRDLFANRAYRHHLQARGNFQEIMLGYSDSSKDGGYLAANWSLHKTQTHLAQTCRKAGVEFRLFHGRGGTIGRGGGRANQAILSQPPGSMNGRIRFTEQGEVVSFRYGLAPIAHRHLEQIANAVLLATAGHARRRIPRRWQEAMEQLAQHSLQVYRALVYDDPDFWTFYTQATPISHISRLPIASRPVFRPRGDIVGLENLRAIPWVFAWVQCRYVLPGWYGVGSALEWFGSQSAQNLALLQQMYRQWLFFRMVIDNAQLELTRAHLPTARLYASRVHPRELGQRLHTLIEQEYRRTVEWVLRVTEQNELMQNAKVVQRTVQLRNPAVMPLSKLQLALLDLWDKQADREAQSLWHDAILLSIAGIAAAMQSTG; encoded by the coding sequence ATGGAACCCTTTCTGGGGCTATCGGCAGAAAGCCTCGGGCTGTCGCCCTCGATGTGTGAGGATATTGAACTGGTAGACCGTTTGTTGGGAGAGGTGCTGAAGGAGCAGGAGGGCGAGCACCTGCTTCATATCGCCCGCCAGCTCTATCATGAATCCGAGACGGAAGCATCCCTCGCGCTAATGGAGCGCATTCCCGACCTGAAGGAGCCTCGCTTTGTGCACCGGCTGTTACGGGCGTATACCGTGCTCTTCCAGCTGTTGAACACGGTGGAGCAGAAGGAGATCGTGCGGGTGAACCGCGAGCGACAGGTACAGGCGACGGGCATACCGCGCCCGGAGTCGATTCGCGAGGCGGTAATGCGTTTGAAAGAAAGCGGACTGACCGCCGAACAGATGCAGCAACTGCTGTATCAGCTGGATATTTGCCCTACCATTACCGCGCACCCCACCGAGGCACGCCGTCGCTCCGTGCTGGACAAGCTATATCGTATCGCCCAGTATTTGGCGGAACGCGCTCTGCCTCCCAATATGCCTCGTCTGGACCTGCCGTTGAACACGATAGGCATCGCCGAGGGCGAGCTGCACCGCACGCTCACCGCACTGTGGCAGACGGATGAATTCAGCTCCACTGCGGTCACGCCGCAGGACGAGGTACGCCACGCGCTCTATTTCTTCCAGCACACTATCCTCGACGTGGTGGCATGGCTGGTAGACGATTTGCGAGCCGCCCTGAAGCAGGCATACCCGGATACGGTGTTCGAGATACCCCCATTCATTCGCTTCCGTTCCTGGGTCGGTGGCGACCGCGATGGCAACCCCAATGTCACACCGGAAGTCACCTGGTGGACGTTGCTGATGCACAAGAAGCTCGTCCTGCAACACTATCTGCGTCGCGTCCACGACCTGCGACGCGACCTGACACAGAGCACACGCCTGGTACCAGCCAGCGAGGAACTGCTTCTCTCTCTGGAAGACGACAAAGAACATATCACTCTACCCGAGCATATCCTGCGCCGCCATGCTCGCGAACCATACGCACTGAAGCTCTGTTTTGTGGAGGTGCGTCTCAAGGCTACCCTGCGACATCTGGATGCCCTGACCGACTTCCACGCCGAGGGACCTTCCTTCGTTGCTCGTTTCCCTGCTTATCAGAACAGCCAGGAGTTGCTGGCAGACCTGCGGCTGTTGCAGCGGAGCCTGCATGAGAGCCGCGCAAGCGTTCTGGCAGATGAGGGCGGCTTAGCGAACCTGGTCACGCAGGTACAGGCGTTTGGTTTTCATCTGGCGACGCTGGACATTCGCCAGCACAGTGACGAACACGCCAAAGCGGTGGATGAGATACTGGAAGCCGCACAGGTGTTACCAGCAGGCACGCACTATAGCGACCTGCCGGAGGAGGAGAAAGTCCGCTTGCTCACCCGTGAGCTGTGTCACACCCGTCCGCTGCTGCCACGCGAGTGGGAGGGGTCACCTCACACCCAGTCGGTGTTGCAGGTGCTGGAAGTGGTTAAACACGCTTTGCGCTACATCTCGCGGGAGTCGGTAAGGGCTTACGTCATCTCGATGACGCACGGCATCAGCGACGTACTGGAGGTCTTGCTTCTGGCAAAGGAGGCCGGGTTGCTGCGCTGGCGTGACGGGCAACTGGAGAGCGATATCGACGTGGTACCACTGTTTGAGACCATTCACGACCTGCATACCTGCCACACGCTAATGCGCGACCTGTTCGCCAATCGTGCTTATCGTCACCACCTTCAGGCACGCGGCAACTTTCAGGAGATTATGCTGGGTTACTCGGACAGCAGTAAAGACGGTGGCTATCTGGCGGCGAACTGGTCGCTTCACAAAACGCAGACGCATCTGGCGCAGACCTGCCGCAAAGCGGGGGTGGAGTTTCGCCTGTTCCACGGGCGCGGCGGTACCATCGGGCGGGGCGGAGGGCGCGCGAATCAGGCGATTCTGTCTCAGCCGCCGGGCAGCATGAACGGTCGCATTCGCTTTACCGAGCAGGGAGAGGTGGTTTCGTTCCGATACGGTCTTGCCCCCATCGCACACAGGCATCTGGAGCAGATTGCTAACGCGGTGCTGCTGGCTACCGCAGGGCACGCTCGCCGACGCATCCCGCGCCGCTGGCAGGAGGCGATGGAGCAGCTAGCGCAGCACTCCCTGCAAGTCTACCGCGCGCTGGTATACGATGACCCCGACTTCTGGACGTTCTACACGCAGGCAACGCCCATTTCTCACATCAGTCGATTACCTATTGCCTCGCGTCCTGTCTTCCGCCCGCGCGGCGATATTGTTGGTCTGGAAAACCTCCGCGCTATCCCATGGGTGTTCGCATGGGTACAGTGTCGTTACGTGCTACCAGGCTGGTATGGGGTGGGCAGCGCGCTAGAATGGTTTGGCTCGCAATCTGCCCAGAACCTCGCGTTGCTTCAGCAGATGTATCGACAGTGGCTCTTCTTTCGCATGGTGATTGACAACGCCCAGCTGGAGCTGACGCGAGCGCATCTTCCTACGGCACGGCTCTACGCGTCGCGCGTACATCCCCGCGAGCTGGGGCAGCGGCTTCACACCCTCATTGAGCAGGAGTACCGGCGCACTGTGGAATGGGTACTGCGCGTCACGGAGCAGAACGAGCTGATGCAAAACGCGAAGGTTGTGCAGCGTACGGTGCAACTGCGCAATCCGGCGGTGATGCCTCTGAGCAAGTTACAGCTGGCGTTGCTGGACCTCTGGGATAAGCAGGCAGACCGTGAAGCGCAGAGCCTCTGGCATGACGCCATTCTGCTGAGCATCGCTGGCATTGCCGCTGCGATGCAAAGTACGGGGTAA
- a CDS encoding sugar ABC transporter permease: protein MLRYWAGRILRTREFGVVVVLILLVLLISSTEKGGAFLGPISLQNLSRQIALLGVFAIGEAVVIIAGGIDLSVGTLIGFSGVLCTWLLARAGWSLGASILAVLAFSAGVGILHALLINRFRLLPFIVTLGSLFIFLSAGQLMTNNVPIPVSPQDSPYSEAFQFLGNGKIWNVPVPVYIMLGVLALVSVLMHFTVIGRHIYALGNNEEATRLSGISVLRTQTIAYGLCSLLAGLAGILYASYQRQGIPGSGLSYELKAIAAAVVSGCSLSGGQGTVIGAVIGAGLLNVILSGISFVIQQGASNWEGTVVGTILLITAVLNRLQQQWLARKK, encoded by the coding sequence ATGCTGCGCTACTGGGCAGGACGCATTTTACGCACCCGCGAGTTCGGCGTGGTGGTGGTGCTGATACTGCTGGTGCTGCTCATCAGCTCCACCGAAAAAGGGGGCGCCTTTCTGGGTCCCATCAGCCTGCAGAACCTCTCTCGCCAGATTGCTCTGCTGGGTGTGTTTGCCATCGGCGAGGCAGTGGTGATTATCGCCGGAGGGATTGACCTCTCGGTGGGCACGCTGATTGGGTTTTCGGGTGTGCTGTGCACATGGTTGCTGGCGCGGGCGGGCTGGTCGCTGGGCGCGAGTATCCTGGCGGTGCTGGCGTTCTCGGCAGGAGTAGGTATCCTTCATGCCCTGCTGATTAACCGCTTCCGTCTATTGCCGTTTATCGTCACGCTGGGGTCGTTGTTTATCTTCCTCAGCGCAGGGCAACTGATGACCAATAACGTGCCCATTCCCGTCTCGCCGCAGGATTCGCCCTACTCGGAGGCGTTTCAGTTTCTGGGCAACGGTAAGATATGGAACGTACCTGTGCCGGTTTATATCATGCTGGGCGTGCTGGCGCTGGTGTCGGTGCTGATGCATTTCACGGTCATCGGCAGGCATATCTACGCGCTGGGCAACAACGAGGAAGCCACGCGCCTGTCGGGTATCAGCGTATTACGCACGCAGACGATTGCCTACGGGCTGTGCAGTCTGCTTGCAGGGCTAGCAGGTATCCTGTACGCTTCCTACCAAAGACAGGGCATCCCGGGTAGCGGGCTCTCTTATGAGCTCAAGGCGATCGCCGCGGCGGTGGTGAGCGGTTGTAGCCTCAGCGGAGGACAGGGCACGGTTATCGGGGCGGTTATCGGCGCGGGTTTGCTCAATGTGATACTCAGCGGTATCAGCTTCGTGATCCAGCAGGGAGCGTCCAACTGGGAGGGCACGGTAGTGGGCACTATCCTGCTGATAACCGCTGTGCTCAACCGCCTGCAGCAGCAATGGCTGGCTCGTAAGAAATGA
- a CDS encoding sugar ABC transporter substrate-binding protein, with the protein MRTYRWTMLWIATIALWLVGCAKRESTTATTQAPSGEKKVRIVLITNGSSPFWDPMEVGMKRAAEELGCEAISRRPTTDSPALQRQIIEEYQAQKVDGIGISVIESDTIGPIIDDLMNSGIKVITFDSDAANSRRIAYIGTNNFEAGKAAGEAAKKLLPEGGKVFGFVGNQNAPNARERIAGFKEAVKGTNIVLVDVFDDNKDPAKARANVENVLQAHKDVKMLLGLFSYDGPQIAAAVKEAGMLGKVKILCFDAEPETINHLKRGEIDATVVQKPYEFGYRSVQLLYKIITLGDVDKALKEFEAESGYKVAPGNVIDTGVEIITPQNIEEYLKRLEELGIKSS; encoded by the coding sequence ATGAGAACATATCGCTGGACAATGTTGTGGATAGCAACGATAGCCCTGTGGCTGGTCGGCTGTGCGAAGAGGGAAAGCACGACTGCCACCACGCAAGCTCCTTCAGGCGAGAAAAAGGTGCGCATTGTGCTTATCACGAACGGCAGCTCGCCTTTCTGGGACCCGATGGAAGTGGGTATGAAGAGAGCAGCGGAAGAGCTCGGTTGTGAGGCGATCTCCCGCCGCCCTACCACCGACTCCCCTGCCCTGCAAAGGCAAATTATCGAAGAATATCAGGCACAGAAGGTGGATGGCATCGGGATTTCGGTCATCGAATCGGACACCATTGGTCCAATTATCGACGACCTGATGAACAGCGGTATTAAGGTCATCACCTTCGACTCGGACGCGGCGAACTCCAGGCGCATCGCTTACATCGGCACGAACAACTTCGAGGCGGGTAAGGCAGCAGGCGAAGCGGCAAAGAAGCTGCTCCCCGAAGGCGGTAAGGTATTCGGCTTCGTGGGCAACCAGAACGCTCCCAACGCCCGCGAGCGTATCGCCGGCTTCAAAGAGGCGGTGAAAGGCACGAACATCGTGCTAGTAGACGTGTTCGATGACAACAAAGACCCCGCCAAAGCACGTGCCAACGTGGAGAACGTGCTGCAGGCGCACAAGGACGTGAAGATGCTGCTGGGGTTGTTCTCATACGACGGTCCCCAGATTGCGGCGGCGGTGAAAGAGGCAGGGATGCTCGGCAAGGTCAAAATCCTCTGCTTCGACGCCGAGCCGGAGACCATCAACCATCTCAAGCGCGGCGAAATCGACGCCACCGTGGTGCAAAAACCCTATGAGTTCGGCTACCGCTCGGTGCAACTGCTCTACAAGATTATCACACTGGGCGATGTGGACAAGGCGCTGAAGGAGTTCGAAGCCGAATCAGGCTACAAGGTCGCGCCCGGCAACGTTATCGACACCGGCGTGGAGATTATCACCCCTCAGAACATCGAAGAGTACCTGAAGCGGCTGGAAGAGCTGGGCATTAAGTCATCGTAG
- a CDS encoding membrane protein, which produces MAKNMGVADRVIRVIIAVIFALLILLGTVKGVAAWVLGIIALILLVTSIVAFCPLYKVLGIRTLKEGGSPQGETTATT; this is translated from the coding sequence ATGGCAAAGAACATGGGAGTTGCCGACCGCGTGATACGGGTGATTATCGCGGTGATTTTCGCCCTGCTCATCCTGCTGGGTACGGTGAAAGGCGTTGCGGCGTGGGTGCTCGGCATCATCGCGCTGATTCTGCTGGTGACGAGTATCGTGGCTTTCTGCCCTTTGTATAAGGTGCTGGGCATCCGTACGCTAAAGGAGGGAGGCAGCCCGCAAGGTGAGACAACCGCGACAACGTAG